A stretch of DNA from Methylomicrobium lacus LW14:
TCCCATGATGAAGGCCAAAAGCTCTGTAAGTCATTGATTTTGCACCTCCAAAATAATTAATTATCTTTATAAATCAATAAGTTACATTGCCTCGAAAACTTTTGTCTTGTACAAAGGTTATCCCCCCCCTCAGGCAGGAGGGTTTTTGCAACATCGCAACTGCGATTAAACGTGTGGACGGGTTTACAAAACCCGTCCGGCTGAGAATTCAGACTTTTACAAATCAACCAATCCTTTCTGCCTGATACCGATATACCCGCACGGTATCCGACCAATAATCGGCCGGCAGCCCGGCCTTTTGTTTCAGATGCCGGAGAAACTGCTCTGCATCGGGCAACTGTTCCCAGACCGACGGCAGGAAAGTCCCGCGCCGCGCGCCCTCCTCGATGATCAAGCCGTCCACGCCGGGCCGAAGCTGCCTGAGCAAATCCTCTTCCGAACCGAACGTGATCGGCTCGGGCGGCGTCAGGATCGACAAATGGATTTCCAACTGCTCGAACTCGTCGGCGGTCAACGGCGGAAAGCGGTAATCCCTGAATGCGGCCGCAAACGAGTTTTCGGCAATATCCTCGGCCAGCGGCCGCACCGCCTTCAGCGTGCCGATGCAGCCCCTCAATTCGTAATCTTTATGCAGGGTCACGAAGGTCGCGCGCGGCTCCAGCAATTCCGGCGGCAAAGCGGACGGATCGACCGCCAACGGCTTGCCGGATTGCAGGCCGTGAAGGATCGAGCTCTTCGCCAGATCGAGCAGTAGTTGTTTTTGTTGCTGATTCATCCTTTCACTCCGGTACTTGATTTCCAGGTTGATTTGCTGGACATTCTAACAGCGTAGCTGGAATGTCTTGCAAAGGGATGCTTATTTTCCGATGCAGAAACTGGAGAAAATCTTGCCGAGCAAATCGTCGGACGTAAATTGCCCGGTGATTTCGGCCAGTGCGTTTTGCGCCTGTCTCAGGTCTTCGGCGACCAGTTCGCCGGCGCGGTTGGCTTGCAGTTGGTAGAGCGCGCTTTCGACGAAGGCGTGGCCCAGGCTAAGCGCTTCGAGGTGGCGGCGGCGGGCGATGAAGACGTGTTCGGCCCGGTCGTTGAAACCGACGCTTTGTTTGAGGTGGCGAGCCAGGAAATCCATGCCCTCGCCGGTTTTGATCGACAGATAAATTTGCGTGCCGGCGGCCGTTTCGATCATTTCCGGCGCGCGGCCGAGCAGATCGATCTTGTTATAGACTTCGGTGAGCGGAATATTGTCCGGCAGGGTTTGCCGAATCGCTTCGTCATCCGGGTCGCGGGCGTCGATCAACAGCAGGATCAGGTCGGCCTTGCGGATTTCGGCGTGGGCGCGGCGGATGCCTTCCTGCTCTACCGGATTGTCGCTGTCCCGGAGCCCCGCGGTATCGATGATGTGCAGCGGCATGCCGTCCAGTTGAATCCTTTCGCGCAGCACGTCGCGGGTGGTGCCGGCGATGTCGGTCACGATCGCGGCCTCGAAGCCGGCCAAGGCGTTCAACAGGCTCGATTTTCCGGCGTTCGGCTTGCCGGCCAATACGACCGTCATGCCGTCGCGGAGCAGGCGGCCCTGCTTGGCGGTTTGCTGGATTTGCTCGATCCGGCCGAGCAAGGCGGTGATGCGGTTTTCGACGACGCCGTCGCTCAGAAAATCGATCTCTTCCTCGACGAAATCGATCGCGGCCTCGACATAGGTGCGCAGCGCCGTCAATTCATCGACCAAGTCGTTGATCAGCGTCGAGAATACGCCCTGCATCGACATCTGCGCGGAACGCGCCGATTGTTCGGTGCTGCTTTCGATCAGGTCGGCGACCGCTTCGGCCTGCGCCAGATCGAGTTTGTTGTTTAAAAACGCGCGTTCGGTGAATTCGCCGGGATTTGCGACCCGAGCGCCGAGCGACAGCACGCGGCGCAGCACCATGTCGAGCACGACCGAGCCGCCGTGGCCCTGAAGTTCGAGCACGTCTTCGCCGGTATAGGAATGGGGGCCTGGAAAATACAGCGCGATGCCGGAATCGATGAGGGTCCGGTCGGCATCCAGGAAGGGGGTGTATTGCGCCAGTCGCGGCGCCAGGGGTTTGGCGAGCAGTTGGCCGGCAATCTCGCTGACGAGACTGCCGGAAATTCTGACGATGCCGACACCGCCGTTGCCCGGCGGTGTCGCAATCGCTGCGATGGTGTCTTTAAAATCGATCAGCACTTATGATGCAAGACCGGCTTTCTCGATTTGCTTGGTGATGTACATTTGTTGGCAGATCGACAAGGTATTGTTGACCACCCAGTACAGCACCAGACCCGCCGGGAAGAAAAGGAAGAAGATCGTGAAGATGATCGGGAACAGCTTGATCACCTTTGCCTGCACCGGATCGACCGGAGCCGGATTCAGGCCCTGCTGGATCTTCATCGTGAGGCCCATGATCAGCGGCAGGATGTAGAAAGGATCCTGCACCGACAAATCCTGCAGCCAGAGAACGAACGGCGCCTGACGGAATTCGACCGTTTCACCGAGCACCCAGTACAGACACATGAACACCGGAATCTGTAACAACAGCGGCAAGCAGCCGCCGAGCGGATTGACCTGCTCCTTCTTGTACAGCACCATCATTTCCTGGTTCAGGCGCATGCGGTCGTCCGCGAAACGCTCTTGCAGTTCTTTCAGACGCGGCTGAACCTTGCGCAGCTTCGCCATCGAGCGGAAACTGGCCTGGGTCAACGGGAACATCAACAGTTTAATGCAGAAGGTTACGCCGATGATCGCAAGTCCCCAGTTGTGGGTAAAGCTGTGAATCTTGTTCAACAACGAGTAGATCGGTTTGCCGATGAATGTCAGCACACTGTAATCCACGGTCAGTTCCAGGCCTTTGGCGACCTTTTCCATGACCGGCTGAATCTTCGGACCGGCAAACAAACTTGCGGTCAGATTTGCCGAGCCGTTTGCCGGCACGGTCACCACCGGCGAGTACGAGCCGATCACATAACGGTCGTCTTCCTGCAGCCATTTGGTATAGAAATGGTTGTCCTGCTCGGCGGGCGGAATCCAGGCGGAGGCGAAATAATGCTGGATAAACGCCGCCCAGCCGCCCTTCGTACCGGCGTCGAGCACTTCTTCGCGCATGTCGTCGAAGTCGATCTTTTTATATTTATCTTTTTCGGTATAGACCACGCCGCCGTTATAGGCGCGCATGCCGCCTGCCAGCGCACTGCCGCTGTTTTCCTTGAGCGGCGTTCTGAGCAATTGGCTGTACTGTCTGCCGCTCCAGGGTTGGGCGGACGCGTTGTCGATCTTTTGCGCGAGTTTGATTTCGTAGCTGCCGCGCGTAAAGGTAAACGCCTTGGTCACGGTCAGGCCGTTGCTGTCGGTCCAGGTCAACGGCACGGTCAGGCTGTCCTGGCCGTCTTGCAGCGTATAGCTGTCCTGGCTGCTGGCAAAGACCGTAAGATGGTTCGCCGCCGAAACGGAGCCTTGACTCGAGATCAGACCGCTTTGCGCGATAAAGTATTTATCCTGGGCGGCATTGAAGAGGCGCACCGGATTGCTGTCGATCGTTTCCGCTTCGAAACCGATCAAACGGCGCGCGGCATCGACGATCGTATTGCTTTGCTGAACCGGGTAAGCGAGCAGGTCCAGGTTCTGGATCGTGCCACCTAAAAGGTCGATTTCGAGCGCCAGCACGTCGGTTTTGATCTTGACGGTCTTGGAAGCAGGCGCGCTCGCGACAGCGGCCATACTGGCCTGCGCCGGTGCATTGGCGGCCGCTGGAGCCGTCTCGCCGCTTACGGTCGGCAAGCCTTCCTTGAGGTTCGCCGCGACGCTTTCTACCGCCTGAGGCACGGCCGGCTTCGGGCCGTAATCGATCTGCCATTGCTGGTACAGCATGAAGACCAGCAGGCCAAAGCTAAAGATGAGAAGAAATCTTATATTATCCATTCTTATTATTACCAAATTTTTCCGGGACGGCATCAATGCCGCCCTCGTGGAAAGGGTGGCATTTCAATAGTCTGCGCAGGGTGAGGTAGGAACCAGCCATGAAACCGTGGAGCCGAAGCGCTTCGATGGCATAAGTTGAACAGCTTGGATAAAA
This window harbors:
- the yidC gene encoding membrane protein insertase YidC, whose protein sequence is MDNIRFLLIFSFGLLVFMLYQQWQIDYGPKPAVPQAVESVAANLKEGLPTVSGETAPAAANAPAQASMAAVASAPASKTVKIKTDVLALEIDLLGGTIQNLDLLAYPVQQSNTIVDAARRLIGFEAETIDSNPVRLFNAAQDKYFIAQSGLISSQGSVSAANHLTVFASSQDSYTLQDGQDSLTVPLTWTDSNGLTVTKAFTFTRGSYEIKLAQKIDNASAQPWSGRQYSQLLRTPLKENSGSALAGGMRAYNGGVVYTEKDKYKKIDFDDMREEVLDAGTKGGWAAFIQHYFASAWIPPAEQDNHFYTKWLQEDDRYVIGSYSPVVTVPANGSANLTASLFAGPKIQPVMEKVAKGLELTVDYSVLTFIGKPIYSLLNKIHSFTHNWGLAIIGVTFCIKLLMFPLTQASFRSMAKLRKVQPRLKELQERFADDRMRLNQEMMVLYKKEQVNPLGGCLPLLLQIPVFMCLYWVLGETVEFRQAPFVLWLQDLSVQDPFYILPLIMGLTMKIQQGLNPAPVDPVQAKVIKLFPIIFTIFFLFFPAGLVLYWVVNNTLSICQQMYITKQIEKAGLAS
- the mnmE gene encoding tRNA uridine-5-carboxymethylaminomethyl(34) synthesis GTPase MnmE, yielding MLIDFKDTIAAIATPPGNGGVGIVRISGSLVSEIAGQLLAKPLAPRLAQYTPFLDADRTLIDSGIALYFPGPHSYTGEDVLELQGHGGSVVLDMVLRRVLSLGARVANPGEFTERAFLNNKLDLAQAEAVADLIESSTEQSARSAQMSMQGVFSTLINDLVDELTALRTYVEAAIDFVEEEIDFLSDGVVENRITALLGRIEQIQQTAKQGRLLRDGMTVVLAGKPNAGKSSLLNALAGFEAAIVTDIAGTTRDVLRERIQLDGMPLHIIDTAGLRDSDNPVEQEGIRRAHAEIRKADLILLLIDARDPDDEAIRQTLPDNIPLTEVYNKIDLLGRAPEMIETAAGTQIYLSIKTGEGMDFLARHLKQSVGFNDRAEHVFIARRRHLEALSLGHAFVESALYQLQANRAGELVAEDLRQAQNALAEITGQFTSDDLLGKIFSSFCIGK
- the yidD gene encoding membrane protein insertion efficiency factor YidD; translated protein: MRFVLIAIIKFYKYFISPLLGNRCRFYPSCSTYAIEALRLHGFMAGSYLTLRRLLKCHPFHEGGIDAVPEKFGNNKNG
- the amrA gene encoding AmmeMemoRadiSam system protein A — encoded protein: MNQQQKQLLLDLAKSSILHGLQSGKPLAVDPSALPPELLEPRATFVTLHKDYELRGCIGTLKAVRPLAEDIAENSFAAAFRDYRFPPLTADEFEQLEIHLSILTPPEPITFGSEEDLLRQLRPGVDGLIIEEGARRGTFLPSVWEQLPDAEQFLRHLKQKAGLPADYWSDTVRVYRYQAERIG